A stretch of DNA from Rattus rattus isolate New Zealand chromosome 1, Rrattus_CSIRO_v1, whole genome shotgun sequence:
CCCTTTCCTGGCAGGTGAATGATATGCCATTTCGGAACCTGACTCGGGAGGAGGCTGTGCAGTTTCTGTTGGGGCTGCCTGCAGGGGAAGACGTGGAGCTGGTGATACAGAGCAAGCAGGACAGTGAGTGTCTCAGAGCTGGTGGGCCAGCCTGGCAGAGATCCGAGGTGGGGCGGGACTGAGAATGGCATCCGATGTCAAGCTCTGGCTTCCACTCGCCTTTAATCACCACACTCAAATGACCGAGGCAatactctgtgagtttgaggctagcctgctctacatagactattaaaacaaaacaaaacaaagaccagaACTAGCAGGGGCTCCCCGGTGGCCCCACAGGGACTGTATCCCTAGTCCGTCTGAGTGAGTCCCTGAGACAAATGGGCCCTCGGACTCACGCAGCCCCCTCTGTCCCCAGTCTTCAGGAAGATGGTCCAGTCCCGCGTGGGTGACTCCTTCTACATCCGCACACACTTTGAGCTGGAGCCGAGCCCGCCCTACGGTCTAGGCTTCACCCGCGGTGATGTGTTCCACGTGGTGGACACGTTGTACCGGGGCTCTGGGTCAGGCCACGGGCACAGCAGCCATGGGGGCCTCTGGCTGGCGGCCCGAATGGGCAGAGATCTCCGAGAGCAAGAACGCGGCGTCATTCCCAACCAGAGCAGGTGGGGGCGCTCACCATCCCCCATTGCTGAGGGCTCCCCGGGGTAAGACACAGTGACGTGTATggctttatttattcatccatcacTGAGGAAGAGTTCCCTCCCAGTATCCAATCCATCCTGGTTAACAGCATCTAGGGCCCTACATCCCTTGGCTGTGGCCTCATTCTCGATCTTCAGAATTGGGCGCggcctctcctcccctgcctcccttcaGTACTCTGTGTTGACACTGAGCCCTGAGATGGTCCCGAAATCTGCAGTTCAGAGGCCGCGGCTTGACTCCGCACCCTCGGTGACATGAACTCAGTTCTGACTCCCAGGTCCCCTGTGCTCTCTAGGGCCGAGCAGCTGGCCAGTTTGGAGGCCGCCCAGCGGGCCGCGGGCCTGGGGCCAGGCGCCTCAACAGGCTCCAACCCACGGGCCGAGTTCTGGCGACTCCGAGGTCTCCGCCGAGGGGCCAAGAAGACAATGACCCAGCGGAGCCGCGAGGACCTGTCGGCGCTGACCAGGCAGGGACACTACCCACCCTACGAGCGAGTGGTGCTCCGAGAAGGTGGGTAGCTGCGGGCACGGGGTGGGGGGAAGGTGAGGACGACTCATCGAAGGAGACCGGACCCTCCTCCCAAGATCACAGAGGCTCAAGGCCATAGCCAGCTGTCCTCAAGATGCCCTgcttccgggctggagagatggctcagtggttaagagcactgactgctcttccagaggtcctgagttcaattcccagcaaccacatggtggctcacaaccatctctaatgagatctgatgccctcttctggtgtgtctgaagacagctacagtgtacttacatataataagtaaataagtaaacaaacaaacaaataaatctaaaaaaacctctttattaaaaaaaaaaaaaaaaaaaaaaaaagatgccctgCTTCCTGTTGGTAACAatcctgtcaccccagcacttgggagcctgaggcagggggtttctgtgagtttgaggccaacctggtctagatggagagttccaggacagtcagtgaaaccctgtcacaaaTAAATGACTATAAAAACTTTTTAtgaggggctgagagatggctcagcggttaagagcactgactgctcttccagaggtcctgagttcaattcccagcaaccacatggtggctcacaaccatctgtaatgagatctggtgccctcttctggtgtgtccgaagatagtgacagtgtcatatacattaaataaataaatcttaaaaaaaaaaaaaaaaaccttttatgaGAAATAAAAGACCCGGGGGTGCTCAGTTTACACAAATGGGCAGACTGCATCTCAATACAACTATAAAATCAAGCCAAGAGTCAGACACTGCATGGCCGTGGCTCCTGCCAGTCCACTCATGGAATAGTCCCAGATAGAATCAGAAGCAAACCAACTTCCGCTTTTGCTGACCTTGGACTCCACACAGTCCTTCTGCCGTAGCCTCTTCCCAGGCTAGGTCTGCACTATGATGCCTGGCTTGTGTGGTActtggaatgggggtgggggaggggacttcCGGCATTCTGAGCGAGCACCCTGGCCCCAGAGCCTGGCCTTGTCACTCTCTCCACTTTCCAGCCAGTTTTAAGCGCCCCGTGGTGATCCTAGGACCCGTGGCAgacattgctatgaagagactgACAGCAGAGATGCCAGAGCAGTTTGAGATTGCAGGTGAGACGTGGTGTCATGGCATCTGGGGTGATAATCCCTGCAACCGTAACATGGCCTGTCCCCCATCCAGCCACCCGTGCCCAGGCCGGACATCCTCAATAATCTGGGCCCACAGAATCCTTAGCCACTGTGCTTGGAACCAGGCAAACACAGCCTTGTTTGCTGAGAGCCGTTCCggttgtgttttttaattttgtttcattccTCCTGTGAGGATGTTGTGTCTCAGGACAACCTGGTCAACTAAATGAAACCCTGTATTCAAATCAAGGCTCCACCATCCATAACTGGGCCTGGGGACCAGGTGGAGGCAGGGTGGGTGCAAAGTCAGCTCTGGCTACATacagagttggaggccagtctgggctacatcaAACTCCGTCTTTAAAAGCACTAAAtaagaggggaaactgaggcccatgaACATTGTTCCAGGTGTGCATTTAGCAAGTAGGGTGGCTCTGGGGTTTTGGGGAGCCTTAGAGGGTTGTGGGAGGCTGGGTGTGCCTCACACATAGAGTCCGATCTTACAGGTTTCCATACACTTAGAAAGGAGGCCCCTGGGGGAGGCTGGATAGGGCCCAAAGGGCAAAGCTATCGGCTACCTCACCAGTCATCAGATGATACAATTGCTGGGGTCCATgtgcagaagaatgaaatgtTGGGCCCCTGATGGGCTCCCTGCAGCAGCATTCAAAGCCTttcagtggaatattactcagccaggAAAAATGAAGGCCACACTGGCTCCTGGAACCCCCCTGCAGTCTGCATAGCTGAAAAGTCGCAGGGGCAGGAATTGGGATGGGGACGAAATTTGTCTGCAGTGGGGACAGCTGCAGTATGGGGAGTCAGACTCCATTGGAACACCCCCCCCAATGCATAAGGATCACAGGTTCAAGAAGGGTCTAGGCACCATGAATGTGCCATTAGTGGTGTCCCCCTGCCTCTTCAGAAAGCGTGTCCCGGACTGACAGCCCATCCAAGATCATCAAATTGGACACAGTGCGGGTGATCGCAGAGAGGGTAAGCGCAGGGTTGGAGAAATGGAAGCCCCATGTGCTGAGTCGACTCCAGGGAGTTGGGTGTTTGTGGCTCCTGCAGTATTTGGGTCCACATCCCTGAGCTCTGGAGGCTGATTGTCATGAGTCTAAGATTAACCTGccttacacagagagacctgtgtcaaaggggaaaaaaggtaaaaaatgaCACAAAACCGCTCAGCTACAGAGGTAATCCTAGCTCcctggatgcagaggcagggggattcctGGGGTTCCCACAGATCTGGCCAATAGATGAGCTCCAGGATCAGACACAAAACTGACCGGGAGAAGCTGAGGTCCGCTGTTACCCCAGACTCTTCGTCTATCTCAGGACAAGCACGCGCTCCTGGATGTCACCCCCTCTGCCATCGAGCGCCTCAACTACGTGCAGTACTACCCTGTCGTCATCTTCTGTGCCCCGGAGAGCCGGTCAGCCCTCAAGGCCCTTCGCGAGTGGCTGGCCCCTGCCTCTCGCCGCAGCAGCCGCCGCCTGTATGCGCAGGCCCAGAAGCTGCAGAAACACAGTGGCCACCTCTTCACGGGTGCgcggaggtggggatggggggcgCTGCTGGGAGCGGGAGTTCCTGCCTACTGACTGCCTTGATCCCCCCTGCTCCCCGCAGCCACCATTCCCCTGAATGGCACTAGTGACTCCTGGTACCAGGAAGTCAAGGCTGTCATACAGCAACAGCAGGCGCGACCGATCTGGACTGCGGAGGACCAGGTGCCCGGTAGAGGGTTGCTATAGGCGTAGCCTAGGTGAACCCTATAGGTAACCAAGTTGTGGCTTCCTAGTACCCAGTAGCCGATATAGTACCGAAGGAACCCTTAGGGAAGAAAGCCTAAAAGGGGTGGAGCTGGGAGTTGTGGGATGCTTAGGAGTTGGTCAGAGTTGAACTCCCGATGAAGGTCTTGATGTCAGATTTGGGACTTGGCCTAGAATCCAGAGGCAACCATCACAGGTCCACGGGTGACCAGGGCAAGGGGCAGCAGTGGCTAGCATTCAAAGTACAGGCCTTGGCTTCCCCTGAGGTCACAATATACCCGTCCTCATAGCTGAATGGCTCATCCGAGGACCTTGACCTGCCGGGCCATGGCCTGGCCGCCAGCTCTGGAGACCTCAGCTGTGACAGTCGGGCTAACAGCGACTACGAAGACACCGATGGGGAGGGCACCTATACGGATAGAGAGGGCGAACCCCAGGACTTCGATGAGGAAGCCCCACCCACGGCCCTGGCCCGGTCCTCAGAGCCTGTGTGGGTAGATGACCACCAGGGGCTGATGGGTCATGGGACGATCGCAGCCGCGGAGGTGCAGGTGGGCACTTGGCCCTGCGGGATGGGGGGACACAATCGCACCCCTGAAACCCCACACAACCCCCTCCATGCATATCAACGGGGGTCACCGTCTTTCTTTTCTTCGCTCCAGGCCGACAGCCACTACACCCCGGACCAGCGGCGCCAAGACAGCATGCGGTAAGTGTTCATGAAGGATGCAGGCCTGAGGCAGCTCCTACAGGGCCACTCCACGCCCCACAGGGCTCAAGGGATGTGAAAGAGTCCCAAGTCCCAAACTACATTTGAATACCCGGCCTTGCTCATCCTTGTGCCCACCCTGCCAGATGGGATCGGTGTGGGAGGGTGAGGTCACGCAGCACACCAGGCCACCAAGGCCCCGCATCTCCCTCCTGCCCCCAGGACCtacaagcatgaggccctgaggaAGAAGTTCACAAGAGCCCGGGACGTCGAATCCTCTGACGAAGAAGGCTATGACTGGGGCCCAGCCACCGACCTGTGACCTGTGCAGTCCACCAGCCTGCCACAAGCCCTCAAGCTTCTGACcatttaataaatctttaaaagtattttttacatTAGAAAATAGCACAAGACTGAGGATTCTTTGGTCCCCGCCGGCCGAGGGGTGACGGTGGCGGGGCGAAGGCACACGTGGGCGGGGCGAAGGCACATGTGGGCGGGGCGATCACAGGTATACTGGCTGTTCCTGTCCTGTGAGCAGTCGGTAGGTGGCAGCTGGCATGGTCTTGATGTGGATCTAGGGATCAGAGGTGAAGAGTCAGGTAGAAGGGTCAGGGTGTTGGTGACAGGATCAGGTGACCGGGTCAGGTGACCCACACATACTTCTCTTGTCTCTGTGAGCAGCTGGATAATGCGCGCGTGGGGCATGGCCACCACACTCTGCCCATTGACTTCAATGATGCGGTGTCCAACGCGGACTCCACCACGCTCAGCCGCACTCCCACGCAGCAGGCTGCAAATCTGAGGGGAACAGCGCTCAGTACCCGCCCCTAAGTCATAGGCTAGTCTCCACTCCCTAGGCTGTGGACtagcccacaccccacacccgGCCTGGGGGTCCCAGCCTCACAATGCCGTTCTCCACACAGAAGCCCAGCTGCTCGCGCACGTGGGGCCGGTGGATGACGGCCGTGGTGACTGGTGGGCAGTGGATGATACTCAGCGTCACGGATGAGTGTCGCCGTACCTCCTGTGGAACCCACCATGCTGCTCAGGCCTCTGTGGGCCTCAGTTTACCTACCCATCAAACTCCCAGGGAACATGGGGATATGATTAGTGATACCATACAGTCACTGAACTTAGGAGACCCTGTTAATGGGCTTCTACACAACCTACCAAGCCCCGGGGGACACAGCCCACAGAACCTGACTCACGCGCACAGCGGCCTGGCAGGCGGCCAGCGACAGCCCCACCAGGCTGGTTCCGTTGATGGCAGTGACACGGTCCCCTATGCTCAGGGCCCCGCAGCGCTCTGCAGGGCCCCCGTGGAGGAGGTTGGCAATGACCGCGGTGGGCAGCAGCGAGCCCCAGCCTGACTCAACCAGCGCAACGCCCAGGCCCTCCCCAGGCCGCTTCTGGATGCAAACCTGGGGGCGGAGCCGTGTTGGGGGGCGGAAAGTGAGGCGGGGTCTAAGCAGGGGCAGGGCCACATTCAGGGGCAATGTGGGCGGAGCTTCACCCAGAGAGAGCAGAACCTAGCTCAGTGTGGGGAGGGCTCAACGATGGGTGGGGCTTCGCGAAAGGGGCAGGGGAAGTGTTGGGAGGGATCAGGCCTAACTCGGGTTGGGCTCAAGGGGGTCCGGGCGGGGCGTACCTCGGTGGGGTGGGATCAGCAGGACAGGGGACAGGGCCATGGTCCCTTGGgtagctgtgtgtgctgcagcaGAGCAAGCGCTCACCTCCCTGCAGTTCTGGCTGTTGCAGAAGTGGTCCAGGTCGCCATTGTGTGGGTGACTGGCAGAGGCTGAAGGCTGCATGCCCACCTGGCTGGGGTCGATTCTGTTCTCCTGCAGGAACTGGCTGTAGGCGATACTGAAGGCCTGACCGATGGCTTGCGCAATGAGCTGGGCCTGTGGAAGGCAGTACACTCCTATATGTCCTGCAAAGCCTCAGCTTCAATGCTCACTCCTTCAAGATGCCtcaaggtttcttttcttttttttttttaagatttattttattttactatatataagtacactgtagctgtcttcagatacaccagaagagggcatcagatctttttacagatggttgtgagccaccatgtggttgctgggaattgaactcatgacctctggaagagcagtcgggtgctcttaaccgctgagccatctctccagccctgcctcaaGGTTTCTAAGCCAAGCACTCTCACCTATATGCTCTGGAGGGGGCATGGCTCACGGCTACTCACATCCTCTGAATGGAAGACATGGCATAGCATCTTGTAGAGCTGCCGCTGGCGGTCCTGAGAAGTTGTCCTCTTGGCCAGCCGCCTGCGCGCCATCAAGACCAGCACAGGCCCAATGTCCGCGATGTAGGAGATGGTCTGCAGGGCATGGTCCATCAGGGCATCCTGTGGACACACACTGGGTGGGCCGAGGGCGTCTCAGGGACCCCCAGTATTCACGACAGTCGAGCCAGCCCTCCGGGTACCTGGGAGTCAGCAGCCAGCACTTTCACGCGCTTAGTGGAGATAAAGATGTCTACCTCGGTCATGGGCTGGGTCTCACCTTCAGGGGCCTGCAGGGTAGGGAGGGACACAGGAGTTCGAGGTGGTTGGGACACTGCACCCTACAGCGCGGAACCCTGCCCTGGCTCACCTTGACCCGATCCATGGCCTCCTGTGCCTGTCCCATGCGTGTGCTGGGCGGCGGGTTGCGCTCAGACAGCAGCTGGGTGGAGCCCAGGTATTTTGCCCCGAAGAGGACTCCGTCCATGAGCTCCTCCTGTCCACAGGGACCTGGAACTGCAGATGACAGTGAGGGGTGCAGCCAGGCCGGCCCATCATGAGGCACTCCACAGACTCTGGGATCCCCAGTCCCTGGGCTGTTGCTCAAGAAACTCATGGTTCTGTCCCATGGCTTAGCATGCAGAAGACCCTGGACTAGAAGACTCCAGAGGGCTCAGTGTACGTGGCCAGCTCTGTATCTGCCACTCCCAGGAACCCTGGGAAGTGTCACCCCTACTATGAGGCACCCTCAGGGGGAATGGATCCAAAACAGGACCTCCTGATCAGGCCGGAGCTCAGGGCCTCACAGAGGTGAATCAAATCCCTGACATTCTAGAGTCGGGCGGGGCCTGcgatatagctcagtgggtaaagaaaggCACTTTCAGCCAAGCGAGataccctgagtttgatcctgggacAAGGAACTATGGGCAGAGAACTGCTCTCACAAGTAACCCTCTGCCATATGCAATAAATCGAAACATAAGAAATAaggtcaaggggttggggatttggctcagtggtagaacgcttgcctagcaagcgcaaggccctgggttgatccaaaaaaaaagaaaaaaaaaaaaaaaaaaaaaaaaagaaagaaataaggtcAAGGCCATTTTCCACGATGATCTAGAACTCTCTCCAGTCAGCCTGGGGTGTCTCCAAGTCCAGGTCCTCGATAGGCCTCTAGCAATCCCACCCACGATTCTTGAGCCCATGACCCTTGCTCACAGTGCCAGATCATTCTATTTTGTTATTACTTTTTAAACCCTGAGCTATGGAGCCAAAGCTGGTGTGGAacctgccatcctcctgcctcagcatcctgggtGCTAGGGCTCCTGTTTTACAACTTCCAGGTTACCCCAAAGCTAACAGCTGGGGCTCTAAGCACTCCCTTTTGAGTAGGATACTATTCCTTCTGTGGTTCTAGAACTCTCCAAActacatagatgcaggcaaaattCTAAGATCTTGGCCCTCCTGAGATAAATCCCAGCATCAACCTTGGTTCTACAGCCTTCTGCGATACAGGGCTGTGCGGCTGCTCTCACCACTGCAGCACTACCTGGCATGGGAgaattccagaacattccagtCTGACAAACTGCTTATTCCCAGGCCTTCAGGGCAAGGATCACTAACCCCAGGAACCTCTGTTCCCGCTTCCCTGGTACTAGGTTCTGGTTGCTGCCTCAACTGGCTTTTTAAATGGGCTACAAGGATTCAAACCCAAGTCCTTGTGCTTATGTGTCAAGCACCACCCCACTGAGCAGTCTCCCCAACCATCAAAAATTTGCATAAAACTGTAAACGCCATTTTTAGCTCACAAGACTCCTCAGAGCAGTCTGGAGCTGGCCTTTGCCAACCAGTGTTTAAACCAGTGtgacttctagaacattctacaGCTTATGTCACCTCTTGGACATCTAGGATCTACTCTAATTCAATTGTCCTCTCTAGACCTTGATCGTTGCTGGCAAATTTTGTGTCATGTTTGGAAATCCATTTTTGGGCTGTCCTAGAACATTCTGATTCCTGTGTGAGAATAAACACTCACCCTCGGAGTCGGCAGGGCACGAGGCCAGGGTCTCCTGGCTCTGGAAAATAAAAGAGGGGCAGGACTGAATCCCCAGCCATAGCTGAGAGTCTGGGGTCAGAGGAGGTGGGCACTAACCTGGGTACCCACGGGTGGATCTCGATGTGTCACCAGGGGTGCTGTCTCTAGCCACAGCTCTGGGGAGCTGCTGGAACTCCTGTTGTCTGCTGGCTCTGTCCCTTCCATCCATCCAGGGTCCCCACTGGGGTCCTCTGGTGGCTGCAGAAGGCGGGGTGCAGTCTGTGCAGGATCTGGGGGAACGGATTGGGCAGGCAAAGAGGCCTCACACCTCAGCAGACCCAGAAGGTTGTCCCCACCTGCCTCGGCCGACAGG
This window harbors:
- the Tjp3 gene encoding tight junction protein ZO-3 isoform X1 — translated: MAVRFQVADMEELTIWEQHTATLYKDPRRGFGIAVSGGHDRAGGPVVVSDVVPGGPAEGRLQTGDHIVMVNGVSVENVTSAFAIQILKTCTKTANITVKRSRRVQLPATKASPASGHQLSDQEEADHGRGYEGDSSSGSGRSWGERSRRSRAGRRVRMGSHGRRSSGGGSEANGLDLVSGYKRLPKQDVLMRPLKSVLVKRRNSEEFGVKLGSQIFIKHITESGLAARNRGLQEGDLILQINGVSSANLSLSDTRRLIEKSEGQLTLLVLRDSGQFLVNIPPAVSDSDSSLMEDISDLTSELSQAPPSHIPPPPLKSRRSPEDSQTDSPVETPQPQRRERSVDSRAIAEPESPGESRYDIYRVPSRQSLEDRGYSPDTRVVRFPKGVSIGLRLAGGNDVGIFVSGVQAGSPADGQGIQEGDEILQVNDMPFRNLTREEAVQFLLGLPAGEDVELVIQSKQDIFRKMVQSRVGDSFYIRTHFELEPSPPYGLGFTRGDVFHVVDTLYRGSGSGHGHSSHGGLWLAARMGRDLREQERGVIPNQSRAEQLASLEAAQRAAGLGPGASTGSNPRAEFWRLRGLRRGAKKTMTQRSREDLSALTRQGHYPPYERVVLREASFKRPVVILGPVADIAMKRLTAEMPEQFEIAESVSRTDSPSKIIKLDTVRVIAERDKHALLDVTPSAIERLNYVQYYPVVIFCAPESRSALKALREWLAPASRRSSRRLYAQAQKLQKHSGHLFTATIPLNGTSDSWYQEVKAVIQQQQARPIWTAEDQLNGSSEDLDLPGHGLAASSGDLSCDSRANSDYEDTDGEGTYTDREGEPQDFDEEAPPTALARSSEPVWVDDHQGLMGHGTIAAAEVQADSHYTPDQRRQDSMRTYKHEALRKKFTRARDVESSDEEGYDWGPATDL
- the Tjp3 gene encoding tight junction protein ZO-3 isoform X2, with the translated sequence MEELTIWEQHTATLYKDPRRGFGIAVSGGHDRAGGPVVVSDVVPGGPAEGRLQTGDHIVMVNGVSVENVTSAFAIQILKTCTKTANITVKRSRRVQLPATKASPASGHQLSDQEEADHGRGYEGDSSSGSGRSWGERSRRSRAGRRVRMGSHGRRSSGGGSEANGLDLVSGYKRLPKQDVLMRPLKSVLVKRRNSEEFGVKLGSQIFIKHITESGLAARNRGLQEGDLILQINGVSSANLSLSDTRRLIEKSEGQLTLLVLRDSGQFLVNIPPAVSDSDSSLMEDISDLTSELSQAPPSHIPPPPLKSRRSPEDSQTDSPVETPQPQRRERSVDSRAIAEPESPGESRYDIYRVPSRQSLEDRGYSPDTRVVRFPKGVSIGLRLAGGNDVGIFVSGVQAGSPADGQGIQEGDEILQVNDMPFRNLTREEAVQFLLGLPAGEDVELVIQSKQDIFRKMVQSRVGDSFYIRTHFELEPSPPYGLGFTRGDVFHVVDTLYRGSGSGHGHSSHGGLWLAARMGRDLREQERGVIPNQSRAEQLASLEAAQRAAGLGPGASTGSNPRAEFWRLRGLRRGAKKTMTQRSREDLSALTRQGHYPPYERVVLREASFKRPVVILGPVADIAMKRLTAEMPEQFEIAESVSRTDSPSKIIKLDTVRVIAERDKHALLDVTPSAIERLNYVQYYPVVIFCAPESRSALKALREWLAPASRRSSRRLYAQAQKLQKHSGHLFTATIPLNGTSDSWYQEVKAVIQQQQARPIWTAEDQLNGSSEDLDLPGHGLAASSGDLSCDSRANSDYEDTDGEGTYTDREGEPQDFDEEAPPTALARSSEPVWVDDHQGLMGHGTIAAAEVQADSHYTPDQRRQDSMRTYKHEALRKKFTRARDVESSDEEGYDWGPATDL
- the Apba3 gene encoding amyloid-beta A4 precursor protein-binding family A member 3, whose amino-acid sequence is MEFLPEPQHPLGPPTMDLEEPKGPEVPSEDHPSNTQWALGPRGPDTLSEMELDTSSVRALVQQLEALPSDLGGQFPDGAPCPLHIATGQGLATQENLDAGGLLSAEAGGDNLLGLLRCEASLPAQSVPPDPAQTAPRLLQPPEDPSGDPGWMEGTEPADNRSSSSSPELWLETAPLVTHRDPPVGTQSQETLASCPADSEVPGPCGQEELMDGVLFGAKYLGSTQLLSERNPPPSTRMGQAQEAMDRVKAPEGETQPMTEVDIFISTKRVKVLAADSQDALMDHALQTISYIADIGPVLVLMARRRLAKRTTSQDRQRQLYKMLCHVFHSEDAQLIAQAIGQAFSIAYSQFLQENRIDPSQVGMQPSASASHPHNGDLDHFCNSQNCREVCIQKRPGEGLGVALVESGWGSLLPTAVIANLLHGGPAERCGALSIGDRVTAINGTSLVGLSLAACQAAVREVRRHSSVTLSIIHCPPVTTAVIHRPHVREQLGFCVENGIICSLLRGSAAERGGVRVGHRIIEVNGQSVVAMPHARIIQLLTETREIHIKTMPAATYRLLTGQEQPVYL